The genomic interval TCGCTGGACACTGCGATGCGACTCGTGATGCTGGGCATCCGATGGGTTCCGTTGCTCCGAAGCAGTGAAGAATGCGTCGATTCGCACAATTTCCAATCAGTCGTTGCGGCGCCCAACCTGCCAAGCGGCGGGATTACTGTGTTCGATGCTCTTGCCCCGTTCACTTCCAGAGAGCTGGTGTGCAGCGTACGCACCCGTGCAGCTGTTGGCCTCAGCCTCCGGCTGGCTCATTGACTACGGGGATGCGCCAGGGTGGACGTTTCCCCCGGACCTGTCATGAGATAGTATTCTGACCTTCAAGCTGGTTCGGCAGCATCCGGTTTCGGCAGCGTCAGGTTCAGAGGGGAAGGCGCCTCCCGGTAATGTTTCACGTGGAACATCAACAGGGTAGGTGCCGGATCTAGGCGGCGGCGCCATCGAGAACAAACATGAAGTTGGTATGGTCTAAAGCTCTCGGCGTATGATGTCGCCAGCGCGTCATCTGATCTGCGGCTGCGGCTGCGGTTAAGTGAATTCGGCTTTGCAGCATCCGGGGTGGCTTCGCCCGCATGAATATTGGCCTTCAGGGGGTCCAGAGGTGGTGCGGGTGAGCGCCGTGGTCGGAATCCCGATTGGCGTGGGTGAGCGCCAGTGTCGGTGTGGGTGAGCGCCATCTGTAAGGCTCCTTCCACCACGTGAGGGCCACGTGGCGGAAGGATTACCGGCAATGGTACGGAAGATCAAGGCGAAACTGGTTTTGCAGTTTCGCAATCAAGGCCTATCGGGCAGGGCTATCTCGTCTGCTCAGGGCATGTCTCGGCACAGCGTTCAGGCGGTGATCGAGGCTGCTGATCGGGCAGGGCTCGGCTGGGATGACGTTGCTGATTTGTCTGATGGTGAGGTTTATCTGGCGCTATTTCCCGGCCGCGGGGTGCGCGAGAGCGTGTTTATGCAGCCGGATTGGGGCCAGGTGCACCGGGAGCTGGCCAGGGTTGGGGTGACGTTGAAGCTGCTGCACCAGGAGTACGTCGACGCATCCGGTCGGGCGGGGCAAGCGTCGATGAGTTATGACCGGTTCTGCAGGCTTTATGGCGATCACGCGATGGTCACTGGCGCCTCGTCCCGGGTCGGCCACAAGGCTGGCCGCAGCATCGAGGTCGACTGGTCTGGGCCGACGATGCAGCTGGTCGATCCGGCAACGGGAGAGGTCTCGAAGGTGTATTTGTTCGTCGCGTGTCTGCCGTTCAGCAGGTATGCGTTCGTGGAGGCGTGCCTGGATATGCGGCAGGATTCGTGGCTGCGCGCGCATGCGGAGATGTTCGCGTTCTTCGGCGGCACGGTCCCGCGGCTCGTGCCCGACAATCTCAAGACCGGGGTGATCTCTCATCCGCGCGAGGGCGAGGTCGTGCTCAATGACGCGTATCGGGAGATGGCGGCGCATTATTCAGCGGCGGTACTACCGGGCCGAGTGAGGCACCCGAAGGACAAGGCGAGCGTGGAAAACACTGTCTCGCACGTCGCCACCTGGGTGATTGCCGGGTTGAGGAAAGAGGTGTTCACGAGCCTGGCGCAGTTGCGGAGACGGATTCGGGAGCAGATCGATGCCTATAACAGGCAGCCGTTCCAGAAGCGGGAGGGCTCCCGGCTGAGCGTGTTCACCGCCGAGGAGAAGCCGGTGTTGCAACCGCTGCCGGCGGTGGCGTTCGAGATCAGCACCTGGACCTATGGGCGCAAAGTTGGGCGCAACGGCCACGTGGTCTGGGCGAAGAACTTTTACTCCGTGCCGTTCGCGCACATCGGCTCGAATGTTGATCTTCGTGTCACGGAGACCATGCTGGAGATCTATCGCAGCGATGAGCGCCTCACCAGCCACCTGCTGCTGCCAGCGACGACGGCGAACCAGCATCAGACGAACGAGGCGGACCTTCCGGAGGGTCGCAGCTGGCAGGCGTGGGACCGGGCCCGGATCGATGAATGGGCGTTGCGGATGGGCCCGGCAACCGTGACGGTGATCAGCAAGATCTTCGAGTCCGTGCGGGTCGAGGAGGCCGGCTACGACCCCGCGCTGGCGGTGCTGCGCCTGTCCCGCCGGTTCTCCCCGGCCCGGGTGGAAGCGGCCAGCCAGCTCGCGCTGCGGGGGTCGATACGATCGCCCCGCTACGCCCACCTGCGGCCGATCCTGGATACCGGGCAGGACAAAACCGGGATCGTCCCTGATGAGCCGGAGGGAGACGATGGCGGATACGTGCGGGGCGGCGCCTACTACGCCGGAGGGGCTCGATGAGCCGCCTGGATGCGGAGACCAAACGCAAGCTGCGCGAGATGAACGCGGGCGAGTTGCTGGAGGCCATCGATACCCAAGACGAGAGGCTGAGTATCAGCTTGCCGTTCGAGGATCGTGTCCGGCTGGTCGTCGATGACGCCTATTCGTCGTTTACGCATTCCAAGGTGGCCGGCTTGATCCGGCGGGCAGGACTGCGTTATCCGAACGCGGATTTGCGTCGCATCGATCTTCTCGACGAGCGCGGTCTTGACCGGCAGCTGCTGACCCAGCTGGGCACCTGCTCGTTCGTGGGCAGGCAGCAGAACGTCGTCTTGCAGGGGTTCACTGGGTCGGGGAAGTCGTATCTGGGATGCGCGGTCGCCAAACGCGCCTGCGAGCACCGAATCCGCGCACATTACGTCCGTATGCCAGACCTCGAGGAAGAATGGGTCGCCGCGCAAGACAGGCCCGGCGGTTCCGGTAAATTCCTGCGAAAGTATGCGGCATTCACGCTGCTGGTCATCGACGAGTGGCTCCTGGATCGACCCACGGAACCGATGCGAGGCATGCTGCTGGAACTGATGGAGCGCCGCTACGGCGAGACCTCAACAGTGTTCTGCACTCAGTATTTGCAGAAGGACTGGCACCAGCGGCTCGGCTCCGGCGTCCATGCGGACGCGATCATGGACCGGATCATCCACAACACGATCTGGGTCGAGACCGGCAACTACAACATGCGCGAACACGCAGCACTCGTGAGCGCCTAATCCTGTGACAGAGAGCGTCAGCGGCGCCAAGCCACGCGACTGCTGGCGCTCTCTGGCACGATCCCCGGCGCTCAACCGCACGAATGGGTGGCGCTCAGGGCTTCAAATACTCACGCAGCCAAAGCCGGCCAGAAACACTCCAACAGAGGCAGTCCATCAAGCTTCGTGAGGGTAACGGGATTGCTGGGCAGGCGCGGCCTGCGCCCTCCTCCACATGGTTTCACGTGAAACATCGTGACGAGTGCAGCGCACTGTGCCCGGCATCTCCCCATGGCCCGACACCCGACGCCCTTACGCCGCCGGCAAGCGGGCTGCGACTCGGATTGTAAACATGCAGCCCCGGCGCCCTCCCATCTCGATCGCCGTGGAAACAGAGACAATTGACGGAGCTTGGAGTTGACGGTTTAGAGCCTACGATGGCCTCTACCGACTCGAGGATGATGCCGGCCCCAATCCCCCGCCGGCAGTGACGGCCCTCGACTGGCGACATCCTGGTAACCCAGCG from Pseudarthrobacter sp. SSS035 carries:
- a CDS encoding ATP-binding protein, whose amino-acid sequence is MSRLDAETKRKLREMNAGELLEAIDTQDERLSISLPFEDRVRLVVDDAYSSFTHSKVAGLIRRAGLRYPNADLRRIDLLDERGLDRQLLTQLGTCSFVGRQQNVVLQGFTGSGKSYLGCAVAKRACEHRIRAHYVRMPDLEEEWVAAQDRPGGSGKFLRKYAAFTLLVIDEWLLDRPTEPMRGMLLELMERRYGETSTVFCTQYLQKDWHQRLGSGVHADAIMDRIIHNTIWVETGNYNMREHAALVSA
- the istA gene encoding IS21 family transposase — translated: MVRKIKAKLVLQFRNQGLSGRAISSAQGMSRHSVQAVIEAADRAGLGWDDVADLSDGEVYLALFPGRGVRESVFMQPDWGQVHRELARVGVTLKLLHQEYVDASGRAGQASMSYDRFCRLYGDHAMVTGASSRVGHKAGRSIEVDWSGPTMQLVDPATGEVSKVYLFVACLPFSRYAFVEACLDMRQDSWLRAHAEMFAFFGGTVPRLVPDNLKTGVISHPREGEVVLNDAYREMAAHYSAAVLPGRVRHPKDKASVENTVSHVATWVIAGLRKEVFTSLAQLRRRIREQIDAYNRQPFQKREGSRLSVFTAEEKPVLQPLPAVAFEISTWTYGRKVGRNGHVVWAKNFYSVPFAHIGSNVDLRVTETMLEIYRSDERLTSHLLLPATTANQHQTNEADLPEGRSWQAWDRARIDEWALRMGPATVTVISKIFESVRVEEAGYDPALAVLRLSRRFSPARVEAASQLALRGSIRSPRYAHLRPILDTGQDKTGIVPDEPEGDDGGYVRGGAYYAGGAR